One Mya arenaria isolate MELC-2E11 chromosome 5, ASM2691426v1 genomic window carries:
- the LOC128235730 gene encoding putative nuclease HARBI1: MPHGFHLLGDSGYPAKRWLLTPFLAPQTQAEQAYNRSHKVTRALVERGIGQLKRRFGILHREIILQPVKVCRLVIACCVLHNICKQRAIPMAAIEDNNDGGNGDDGRVQHQANNLVGLRYRDHFVSTYFAA; this comes from the exons ATGCCACACGGTTTCCATCTGCTTGGGGACAGCGGCTATCCAGCCAAAAGATGGCTGCTTACCCCTTTCCTAGCTCCACAAACCCAGGCCGAACAAGCCTATAACAG GAGCCACAAAGTCACTCGAGCTTTGGTTGAGAGAGGGATAGGTCAGTTAAAGAGGAGATTTGGCATTCTTCATAGGGAAATAATCCTCCAGCCAGTTAAAGTGTGCAG GCTAGTCATTGCTTGTTGTGTTTTGCACAACATTTGCAAGCAGCGAGCCATTCCCATGGCAGCTATAGAAGACAACAATGATGGTGGAAATGGTGATGATGGCAGGGTGCAGCATCAAGCTAACAATCTTGTTGGGCTAAGATACAGAGACCACTTTGTTTCAACATACTTTG CTGCCTGA